The following proteins are co-located in the Tachysurus vachellii isolate PV-2020 chromosome 19, HZAU_Pvac_v1, whole genome shotgun sequence genome:
- the l1camb gene encoding neural cell adhesion molecule L1.1 isoform X2, producing the protein MSRAQSHSSATRGKCRASQLLFLLLWMGKTFGAIHIPIELKEPPLITLQTQSFTACYIDDISLMCEASGNPTPTFRWVKDGQLFNDEMDGTGILKGNESKELKFYHGKYRCYASNELGTAESGLINLVTETIPVVSVKEKKVEKTANKGESVVLQCNIPNSTVSSYVHWMDKKLMHVKQSERVIIGLNGNLYFANVEISDTRKDYTCFIQYIEARTILSSETVSLYVKSSNELVNRPPGLHQPQGTHSSYFALRGQNLILECIPYGLPTPTVKWQRKDASLSSSQATEQHFGRWLEFSSISESDDGEYTCTASNVIGHVTHSYTVNVEAAPYWRKQPKSARYTPGETVRLDCQAEGIPKPHITWKINGELLSETIPEPRRSVEGGTLILNNVNVADTAVYQCEASNKHGTALLNTYIHVIELPPQILTTDSRVYQATEGSTVYISCDTFGSPRPKVTWENNNFGPVLSNSRMSQLDNGTLHIMDVSHEDTGTYLCSVIATNLSITAHLDVLSKTRIVTPRHDHRTLRGTTLVWPCSYKVDPRLPLPLIQWRKDGKKIQPIAPDNKYIIHENGSLRINHIQAEDAGNYTCEIITTLDSDVITGSLTVIDKPEAPHSVKLDQKASRSVTVSWSPGHDNNSPVKEFVIEMQEDLHLEASSWKEAKRVPAEIHHLEISLLPFCSYQFRLAAVNEIGWSKFSHPSESYDTPPAEPEVAPGNVRSESTDPGSMIITWEELEPRHFNGPGFGYKVYWREADNSGNDWESQVVSHPPFVVNETNTFTPFEIKVQAVNNVGEGPSPEAVIGYSGEDVPLESPTHIEVTPVNATAVSVRWEPVNRTSVRGHLLGYRIYLRRLGSRRDHVHNRKEKRALATVREMVQAMESKEERQVIVVEGKEEATVRGLEFYSDYELSITAYNSKGEGPPSSPSYFKTSEGAPGPVSHLRFESPSNTELTLFWKKPHRTNGILRGYVLMYQEFVENGPSTLQKVELDDPTVTHYNVDKLDPKHFYIFSLNAFTDAGKGESVHINATTLLDGVPPSSINMTVGETAVNLSWVPGERQRNMGFAVRYHRGKSEPENGEWEESEQVNLTQGFYQLQGLNAGSFYFLEIRHDNITYWTQALQTKGPVIDGVHNSFATQGWFIGLISAVVLLLLLLLILCFVKRSKGGKYSVKEKEEGQIDSDAKPMKDEAFGEYRSLESDSDEKRSFSQRSLCANLKRESEDSLGEYGDSVDIQFNEDGSFIGQYSGRRDTQPYAHGEHESSGVPSPTKPNPPPSNSFPTSITGTFGGN; encoded by the exons ATGTCTCGTGCACAGTCTCACTCATCAGCCACTAGAGGGAAATGCAGAGCATCACAGCTGctgtttcttcttctctggATGGGGAAAACTTTTGGAGCCATTCACATTCCTATCGAAT TGAAAGAGCCACCCTTGatcacactacagacacagtCGTTTACAGCCTGCTACATAGACGACATCAGTCTGATGTGTGAAGCTAGCGGCAATCCCACACCCAC TTTTCGATGGGTGAAGGACGGACAACTGTTCAACGACGAAATGGACGGCACGGGAATTCTTAAAGGTAACGAAAGTAAAGAGCTGAAATTTTACCATGGGAAATACCGCTGCTACGCATCAAACGAGCTCGGGACGGCAGAATCGGGCCTGATAAACCTCGTCACTGAGA CCATTCCAGTAGTGTCagtgaaagagaagaaagtggaGAAGACCGCCAACAAGGGTGAAAGTGTGGTCCTACAATGTAATATCCCAAACAGCACAGTGAGCTCTTACGTCCACTGGATGGACAAGA AATTGATGCATGTTAAGCAAAGTGAACGAGTCATCATCGGCCTGAACGGTAACCTTTACTTTGCCAACGTGGAGATCAGCGACACCAGAAAGGATTACACCTGCTTCATCCAGTACATCGAAGCCAGAACTATTTTATCCTCAGAGACAGTCTCTCTCTATGTTAAATCCT CCAATGAGCTGGTGAACAGACCGCCTGGTCTCCACCAGCCTCAGGGCACACACAGCAGTTATTTTGCTCTCCGAGGACAGAATCTCATCCTGGAGTGTATTCCTTACGGCCT GCCAACTCCAACAGTCAAATGGCAAAGGAAAGACGCTTCGCTTTCCTCCAGTCAAGCAACTGAGCAGCATTTCGGTCGCTGGCTGGAGTTCTCGTCCATCTCGGAGAGCGACGATGGAGAATACACCTGTACAGCCTCTAACGTGATAGGCCATgtcacacactcgtacacagtCAATGTGGAgg CCGCTCCCTATTGGAGGAAGCAGCCTAAGAGCGCTCGGTACACCCCGGGAGAGACGGTCAGACTGGACTGTCAAGCTGAGGGCATTCCTAAACCTCACATTACATGGAAGATTAATGGAGAGCTCCTctccg AGACGATTCCAGAACCGAGACGCAGCGTAGAAGGCGGGACTTTAATCctgaataatgttaatgttgctGACACGGCTGTCTATCAGTGTGAGGCCTCCAATAAACACGGCACCGCCCTCCTTAACACCTACATCCACGTCATCG aactGCCCCCTCAGATTCTGACTACAGACAGTCGAGTGTATCAGGCGACAGAGGGATCCACGGTGTATATTAGCTGCGACACTTTTGGTTCTCCGCGGCCGAAGGTCACATG GGAGAATAATAATTTTGGTCCGGTTCTGTCCAACTCGCGGATGTCTCAGTTGGACAATGGCACGTTACACATCATGGACGTGAGCCACGAGGACACAGGAACGTACCTCTGTTCAGTCATAGCCACCAATCTGTCCATTACTGCACATCTGGACGTActga GCAAGACTCGGATCGTGACCCCTCGTCATGACCACCGGACTTTAAGAGGAACTACGTTGGTTTGGCCGTGCAGTTACAAGGTGGACCCTCGACTCCCTCTGCCCCTAATCCAGTGGaggaaagatggaaaaaaaattcaaccaaTAGCTCCAGATAACAA ATACATCATTCATGAAAACGGATCACTGAGGATCAATCACATCCAAGCTGAAGATGCTGGAAACTACACATGTGAGATCATCACCACCCTGGACTCTGATGTCATCACTGGATCTCTGACTGTGATTG ATAAGCCTGAAGCTCCTCACTCAGTGAAGCTGGATCAGAAGGCGAGTCGCAGCGTCACTGTATCCTGGAGCCCCGGACATGACAACAACAGCCCTGTGAAAG AGTTTGTGATTGAGATGCAAGAAGATTTGCACCTAGAAGCCTCAAGCTGGAAGGAGGCGAAGCGCGTTCCTGCTGAAATCCATCACCTGGAGATTTCTTTACTTCCTTTCTGCAGTTACCAGTTCCGACTGGCGGCGGTTAATGAGATCGGCTGGAGTAAATTCAGCCATCCGTCCGAGTCGTACGACACACCTCCTGCAG AACCTGAAGTGGCTCCGGGGAACGTGAGGAGTGAATCTACTGATCCAGGCAGCATGATCATCACATGGGAG GAGCTGGAGCCGAGGCACTTCAACGGGCCAGGTTTCGGGTATAAAGTGTACTGGCGTGAAGCAGACAACTCTGGTAATGATTGGGAGTCTCAGGTTGTTTCTCATCCTCCGTTTGTAGTCAACGAAACAAATACCTTCACGCCCTTCGAGATCAAAGTGCAGGCGGTGAACAATGTTGGCGAAGGACCAAGTCCTGAAGCTGTCATCGGCTACTCGGGAGAAGACG tTCCCCTGGAGTCCCCGACTCATATTGAGGTGACTCCGGTTAATGCTACAGCTGTATCAGTCAGGTGGGAGCCAGTCAACAGGACGTCTGTGCGCGGACATCTTCTTGGCTACAGG atctACCTGAGGAGGTTGGGTTCCAGAAGAGACCATGTCCACAACAGGAAAGAGAAGCGGGCGCTAGCTACGGTGAGAGAGATGGTGCAAGCGATGGAAAGCAAGGAGGAAAGACAAGTGATCGTCGTGGAAGGAAAAGAGGAGGCGACCGTAAGAGGCCTGGAGTTCTACTCCGATTAtgagctgtcaatcacagcataCAACAGCAAGGGGGAGGGGCCTCCGTCTAGCCCCAGCTACTTCAAGACATCTGAGggag CTCCTGGTCCTGTTTCACACTTGAGATTTGAGAGTCCTTCAAATACCGAGCTGACGCTCTTCTGGAAAAAACCTCACAGGACGAACGGGATCCTGAGAGGATACGTCTTAATGTACCAGGAGT TTGTGGAGAACGGTCCCAGCACACTCCAGAAGGTAGAGCTTGATGATCCGACTGTGACGCATTACAACGTGGACAAACTGGATCccaaacatttctacattttctcCCTGAACGCGTTTACCGACGCTGGAAAAGGAGAATCCGTCCACATTAACGCCACCACGTTACTCGACGGAG ttCCACCATCTTCTATTAACATGACAGTGGGAGAAACAGCTGTGAATCTAAGCTGGGTTCCAGGAGAACGACAGCGAAACATGGGCTTCGCAGTTCGTTACCACAGGGGGAAGAGTGAGCCAGAGAATG GTGAGTGGGAGGAATCGGAGCAGGTGAATTTGACGCAGGGCTTTTATCAGCTGCAGGGACTGAATGCAGGATCGTTCTACTTCCTTGAAATCCGCCACGATAACATCACATACTGGACACAAGCGCTGCAGACTAAAGGACCAG TGATAGACGGCGTGCACAACAGCTTCGCCACTCAGGGCTGGTTCATCGGCCTCATCAGCGCcgtggtgctgctgctgctcctccTGCTCATCCTCTGCTTCGTCAAGAGGAGCAAAGGGGGGAAAtattcag TGAAGGAGAAAGAGGAAGGACAGATCGACTCGGACGCGAAACCCATGAAGGATGAAGCGTTTGGAGAGTACAG ATCCCTTGAGAG TGACAGCGACGAGAAGCGTTCGTTCAGCCAGCGCTCGCTATGCGCCAACCTGAAGCGCGAGAGCGAGGACAGTCTGGGGGAGTACGGAGACAGCGTGGACATCCAGTTCAACGAGGACGGCTCGTTTATCGGGCAGTACAGCGGGCGCAGAGACACACAACCCTACGCGCACGGCGAGCATGAGAGCTCAGGCGTCCCGTCCCCAACCAAACCCAACCCTCCACCCAGCAACAGCTTCCCCACCTCCATCACCGGCACCTTCGGGGGGAACTGA
- the l1camb gene encoding neural cell adhesion molecule L1.1 isoform X1, with the protein MSRAQSHSSATRGKCRASQLLFLLLWMGKTFGAIHIPIELKEPPLITLQTQSFTACYIDDISLMCEASGNPTPTFRWVKDGQLFNDEMDGTGILKGNESKELKFYHGKYRCYASNELGTAESGLINLVTETIPVVSVKEKKVEKTANKGESVVLQCNIPNSTVSSYVHWMDKKLMHVKQSERVIIGLNGNLYFANVEISDTRKDYTCFIQYIEARTILSSETVSLYVKSSNELVNRPPGLHQPQGTHSSYFALRGQNLILECIPYGLPTPTVKWQRKDASLSSSQATEQHFGRWLEFSSISESDDGEYTCTASNVIGHVTHSYTVNVEAAPYWRKQPKSARYTPGETVRLDCQAEGIPKPHITWKINGELLSETIPEPRRSVEGGTLILNNVNVADTAVYQCEASNKHGTALLNTYIHVIELPPQILTTDSRVYQATEGSTVYISCDTFGSPRPKVTWENNNFGPVLSNSRMSQLDNGTLHIMDVSHEDTGTYLCSVIATNLSITAHLDVLSKTRIVTPRHDHRTLRGTTLVWPCSYKVDPRLPLPLIQWRKDGKKIQPIAPDNKYIIHENGSLRINHIQAEDAGNYTCEIITTLDSDVITGSLTVIDKPEAPHSVKLDQKASRSVTVSWSPGHDNNSPVKEFVIEMQEDLHLEASSWKEAKRVPAEIHHLEISLLPFCSYQFRLAAVNEIGWSKFSHPSESYDTPPAEPEVAPGNVRSESTDPGSMIITWEELEPRHFNGPGFGYKVYWREADNSGNDWESQVVSHPPFVVNETNTFTPFEIKVQAVNNVGEGPSPEAVIGYSGEDVPLESPTHIEVTPVNATAVSVRWEPVNRTSVRGHLLGYRIYLRRLGSRRDHVHNRKEKRALATVREMVQAMESKEERQVIVVEGKEEATVRGLEFYSDYELSITAYNSKGEGPPSSPSYFKTSEGAPGPVSHLRFESPSNTELTLFWKKPHRTNGILRGYVLMYQEFVENGPSTLQKVELDDPTVTHYNVDKLDPKHFYIFSLNAFTDAGKGESVHINATTLLDGVPPSSINMTVGETAVNLSWVPGERQRNMGFAVRYHRGKSEPENGEWEESEQVNLTQGFYQLQGLNAGSFYFLEIRHDNITYWTQALQTKGPVIDGVHNSFATQGWFIGLISAVVLLLLLLLILCFVKRSKGGKYSVKEKEEGQIDSDAKPMKDEAFGEYRSLESSDSDEKRSFSQRSLCANLKRESEDSLGEYGDSVDIQFNEDGSFIGQYSGRRDTQPYAHGEHESSGVPSPTKPNPPPSNSFPTSITGTFGGN; encoded by the exons ATGTCTCGTGCACAGTCTCACTCATCAGCCACTAGAGGGAAATGCAGAGCATCACAGCTGctgtttcttcttctctggATGGGGAAAACTTTTGGAGCCATTCACATTCCTATCGAAT TGAAAGAGCCACCCTTGatcacactacagacacagtCGTTTACAGCCTGCTACATAGACGACATCAGTCTGATGTGTGAAGCTAGCGGCAATCCCACACCCAC TTTTCGATGGGTGAAGGACGGACAACTGTTCAACGACGAAATGGACGGCACGGGAATTCTTAAAGGTAACGAAAGTAAAGAGCTGAAATTTTACCATGGGAAATACCGCTGCTACGCATCAAACGAGCTCGGGACGGCAGAATCGGGCCTGATAAACCTCGTCACTGAGA CCATTCCAGTAGTGTCagtgaaagagaagaaagtggaGAAGACCGCCAACAAGGGTGAAAGTGTGGTCCTACAATGTAATATCCCAAACAGCACAGTGAGCTCTTACGTCCACTGGATGGACAAGA AATTGATGCATGTTAAGCAAAGTGAACGAGTCATCATCGGCCTGAACGGTAACCTTTACTTTGCCAACGTGGAGATCAGCGACACCAGAAAGGATTACACCTGCTTCATCCAGTACATCGAAGCCAGAACTATTTTATCCTCAGAGACAGTCTCTCTCTATGTTAAATCCT CCAATGAGCTGGTGAACAGACCGCCTGGTCTCCACCAGCCTCAGGGCACACACAGCAGTTATTTTGCTCTCCGAGGACAGAATCTCATCCTGGAGTGTATTCCTTACGGCCT GCCAACTCCAACAGTCAAATGGCAAAGGAAAGACGCTTCGCTTTCCTCCAGTCAAGCAACTGAGCAGCATTTCGGTCGCTGGCTGGAGTTCTCGTCCATCTCGGAGAGCGACGATGGAGAATACACCTGTACAGCCTCTAACGTGATAGGCCATgtcacacactcgtacacagtCAATGTGGAgg CCGCTCCCTATTGGAGGAAGCAGCCTAAGAGCGCTCGGTACACCCCGGGAGAGACGGTCAGACTGGACTGTCAAGCTGAGGGCATTCCTAAACCTCACATTACATGGAAGATTAATGGAGAGCTCCTctccg AGACGATTCCAGAACCGAGACGCAGCGTAGAAGGCGGGACTTTAATCctgaataatgttaatgttgctGACACGGCTGTCTATCAGTGTGAGGCCTCCAATAAACACGGCACCGCCCTCCTTAACACCTACATCCACGTCATCG aactGCCCCCTCAGATTCTGACTACAGACAGTCGAGTGTATCAGGCGACAGAGGGATCCACGGTGTATATTAGCTGCGACACTTTTGGTTCTCCGCGGCCGAAGGTCACATG GGAGAATAATAATTTTGGTCCGGTTCTGTCCAACTCGCGGATGTCTCAGTTGGACAATGGCACGTTACACATCATGGACGTGAGCCACGAGGACACAGGAACGTACCTCTGTTCAGTCATAGCCACCAATCTGTCCATTACTGCACATCTGGACGTActga GCAAGACTCGGATCGTGACCCCTCGTCATGACCACCGGACTTTAAGAGGAACTACGTTGGTTTGGCCGTGCAGTTACAAGGTGGACCCTCGACTCCCTCTGCCCCTAATCCAGTGGaggaaagatggaaaaaaaattcaaccaaTAGCTCCAGATAACAA ATACATCATTCATGAAAACGGATCACTGAGGATCAATCACATCCAAGCTGAAGATGCTGGAAACTACACATGTGAGATCATCACCACCCTGGACTCTGATGTCATCACTGGATCTCTGACTGTGATTG ATAAGCCTGAAGCTCCTCACTCAGTGAAGCTGGATCAGAAGGCGAGTCGCAGCGTCACTGTATCCTGGAGCCCCGGACATGACAACAACAGCCCTGTGAAAG AGTTTGTGATTGAGATGCAAGAAGATTTGCACCTAGAAGCCTCAAGCTGGAAGGAGGCGAAGCGCGTTCCTGCTGAAATCCATCACCTGGAGATTTCTTTACTTCCTTTCTGCAGTTACCAGTTCCGACTGGCGGCGGTTAATGAGATCGGCTGGAGTAAATTCAGCCATCCGTCCGAGTCGTACGACACACCTCCTGCAG AACCTGAAGTGGCTCCGGGGAACGTGAGGAGTGAATCTACTGATCCAGGCAGCATGATCATCACATGGGAG GAGCTGGAGCCGAGGCACTTCAACGGGCCAGGTTTCGGGTATAAAGTGTACTGGCGTGAAGCAGACAACTCTGGTAATGATTGGGAGTCTCAGGTTGTTTCTCATCCTCCGTTTGTAGTCAACGAAACAAATACCTTCACGCCCTTCGAGATCAAAGTGCAGGCGGTGAACAATGTTGGCGAAGGACCAAGTCCTGAAGCTGTCATCGGCTACTCGGGAGAAGACG tTCCCCTGGAGTCCCCGACTCATATTGAGGTGACTCCGGTTAATGCTACAGCTGTATCAGTCAGGTGGGAGCCAGTCAACAGGACGTCTGTGCGCGGACATCTTCTTGGCTACAGG atctACCTGAGGAGGTTGGGTTCCAGAAGAGACCATGTCCACAACAGGAAAGAGAAGCGGGCGCTAGCTACGGTGAGAGAGATGGTGCAAGCGATGGAAAGCAAGGAGGAAAGACAAGTGATCGTCGTGGAAGGAAAAGAGGAGGCGACCGTAAGAGGCCTGGAGTTCTACTCCGATTAtgagctgtcaatcacagcataCAACAGCAAGGGGGAGGGGCCTCCGTCTAGCCCCAGCTACTTCAAGACATCTGAGggag CTCCTGGTCCTGTTTCACACTTGAGATTTGAGAGTCCTTCAAATACCGAGCTGACGCTCTTCTGGAAAAAACCTCACAGGACGAACGGGATCCTGAGAGGATACGTCTTAATGTACCAGGAGT TTGTGGAGAACGGTCCCAGCACACTCCAGAAGGTAGAGCTTGATGATCCGACTGTGACGCATTACAACGTGGACAAACTGGATCccaaacatttctacattttctcCCTGAACGCGTTTACCGACGCTGGAAAAGGAGAATCCGTCCACATTAACGCCACCACGTTACTCGACGGAG ttCCACCATCTTCTATTAACATGACAGTGGGAGAAACAGCTGTGAATCTAAGCTGGGTTCCAGGAGAACGACAGCGAAACATGGGCTTCGCAGTTCGTTACCACAGGGGGAAGAGTGAGCCAGAGAATG GTGAGTGGGAGGAATCGGAGCAGGTGAATTTGACGCAGGGCTTTTATCAGCTGCAGGGACTGAATGCAGGATCGTTCTACTTCCTTGAAATCCGCCACGATAACATCACATACTGGACACAAGCGCTGCAGACTAAAGGACCAG TGATAGACGGCGTGCACAACAGCTTCGCCACTCAGGGCTGGTTCATCGGCCTCATCAGCGCcgtggtgctgctgctgctcctccTGCTCATCCTCTGCTTCGTCAAGAGGAGCAAAGGGGGGAAAtattcag TGAAGGAGAAAGAGGAAGGACAGATCGACTCGGACGCGAAACCCATGAAGGATGAAGCGTTTGGAGAGTACAG ATCCCTTGAGAG CAGTGACAGCGACGAGAAGCGTTCGTTCAGCCAGCGCTCGCTATGCGCCAACCTGAAGCGCGAGAGCGAGGACAGTCTGGGGGAGTACGGAGACAGCGTGGACATCCAGTTCAACGAGGACGGCTCGTTTATCGGGCAGTACAGCGGGCGCAGAGACACACAACCCTACGCGCACGGCGAGCATGAGAGCTCAGGCGTCCCGTCCCCAACCAAACCCAACCCTCCACCCAGCAACAGCTTCCCCACCTCCATCACCGGCACCTTCGGGGGGAACTGA